In a genomic window of Balaenoptera ricei isolate mBalRic1 chromosome 3, mBalRic1.hap2, whole genome shotgun sequence:
- the POU4F3 gene encoding POU domain, class 4, transcription factor 3, with protein sequence MMAMNAKQPFGMHPVLQEPKFSSLHSGSEAMRRVCLPAPQLQGNIFGSFDESLLARAEALAAVDIVSHGKNHPFKPDATYHTMSSVPCTSTSSTVPISHPATLTSHPHHAVHQGLEGDLLDHISPTLSVSGLGAPEHSVMPAQIHPHHLGAMGHLHQAMGMSHPHAVAPHSTMPACLSDVESDPRELEAFAERFKQRRIKLGVTQADVGAALANLKIPGVGSLSQSTICRFESLTLSHNNMIALKPVLQAWLEEAEAAYREKNSKPELFNGSERKRKRTSIAAPEKRSLEAYFAIQPRPSSEKIAAIAEKLDLKKNVVRVWFCNQRQKQKRMKYSAVH encoded by the exons ATGATGGCCATGAACGCCAAACAGCCTTTCGGCATGCACCCGGTGCTTCAAGAACCCAAATTCTCCAGCCTCCACTCCGGCTCTGAGGCCATGCGCCGAGTCTGTCTCCCAGCCCCGCAG CTGCAGGGTAATATATTTGGAAGCTTTGATGAGAGCCTGCTGGCACGCGCCGAAGCTCTGGCGGCGGTGGATATCGTCTCCCACGGCAAGAACCATCCGTTCAAGCCCGACGCCACCTACCATACCATGAGCAGCGTGCCCTGCACGTCCACTTCGTCCACCGTGCCCATCTCCCACCCGGCCACCCTCACCTCGCATCCGCACCACGCGGTGCACCAGGGCCTCGAGGGCGACCTGCTAGACCACATCTCGCCCACGCTGAGCGTCAGCGGCTTGGGAGCCCCCGAGCACTCGGTGATGCCGGCACAGATCCACCCGCATCACCTGGGTGCCATGGGCCACCTGCATCAGGCCATGGGCATGAGCCACCCACATGCCGTGGCGCCTCATAGCACCATGCCCGCGTGCCTCAGCGACGTGGAGTCGGACCCGCGAGAGCTCGAGGCCTTCGCGGAGCGCTTCAAACAGCGGCGCATCAAGCTGGGGGTGACCCAGGCGGACGTGGGTGCGGCTCTAGCCAACCTCAAGATCCCCGGCGTCGGCTCGCTCAGCCAGAGCACCATCTGCAGGTTTGAGTCTCTCACTCTTTCGCACAACAACATGATCGCCCTCAAGCCGGTGCTCCAGGCCTGGCTGGAGGAAGCCGAGGCCGCCTACCGAGAGAAAAACAGCAAGCCGGAGCTCTTCAACGGCAGTGAGAGGAAGCGCAAACGCACGTCTATCGCGGCACCGGAGAAGCGCTCGCTGGAGGCCTACTTCGCTATCCAGCCGCGGCCCTCATCCGAAAAGATCGCGGCCATCGCCGAAAAACTGGACCTTAAAAAGAACGTGGTGAGGGTCTGGTTCTGTAAccaaagacagaaacagaaacGAATGAAGTACTCGGCTGTCCACTGA